CGCCAGGCCGGTGCGCCGGCCGTGCTGCCGTTCGCGCTCGCCAGCACCTCCTGAGCCAGGGGCCGGAACGGGGATCTTCCAACTCACCCATTCGTGTGGCAGGGTCCCACGTCAACCGGACCGAGCACGGAGGTCAGCCATGGTCGAGTCGAGTCAGGGAACGCAGCCCGTCCAGCACCGCCTTCCGGTCAGGAAGCTGTTCGCGGCCAGTGTCGGCAATGCGCTGGAGTGGTTCGACTGGACCATCTACGCGACCTTCAGCATCTACTTCGCCGCCGCCTTCTTCCCCGGCGAACTGTCCCAGGTGAACACGTTCGCCACCTACGCGCTGGCGTTCTTCTTCCGTCCGCTCGGCGGTTACCTGCTCGGCCGGTTCGCCGACCTCCGCGGCCGCAAGCCGGCGATGATCCTGACCATCGTGCTGATGGCGGGCGGCTCGGTGATGATCGGCGTGCTGCCCACCTACGAGCAGGTCGGCTGGCTGGCGCCGATCCTGCTGCTGGTGGCCAGGATCGCACAGGGCCTCTCGCTCGGCGGTGAGGTCTCGAACGCCTCGGCCTACCTCGGCGAGATCGCCCCGGCGCCGCGCCGCGGCCGGTACTCCTCCTTCTTCTACATCTCCACCGGCACCGCGGTGCTGATCGCCTCGGTGCTCGGTTACGTGCTCGCCGAAACACTGTCCAAGGAGGACCTCAACTCCTGGGGCTGGCGCATCCCGTTCCTGCTCGGCGGCGTGATGGGGCTGATCGGGCTGTGGCTGCGGCGAAGCCTGGCCGAGACCGAGCAGTTCGAGGAGAACAAGGGCACCGCGCGCCGGGTGGAGCGGCCGCTGCTGACCACGCTGCGCGAGCACCCGAAGTCGGTGGGCAGGCTGATCGGCTTCACCATGCTGTCCACGCTCTGCTACTACACCTTCTTCAGCGCGCTGACCCCGTTCGCGGTGAAGACCCGCAAGGCCGACGACACCGAGGTGTTCCTGGCGCTGTCGATCGCCACCGCGTTGTTCGTCGCGCTGCAGTACCCGATGGGCGTGCTGGCCGACCGCTACGGCCGCAAACCGCAGCTGATGGTGTGGTCGGCGGCCACCGCGATCCTGATCATCCCGTTGTCCTCGCTGGTCAAACCGGGCTTCGGCAATCTGCTGGTGGTGTTCTGCGTCGGGCTCGGCCTGTACACCGCGATGACCTCGATCGCGCCGGCGATCATGTCGGAGCTGTTCCCGACCGAGCTGCGCGCGCTGGGCATCGGTGCCTGGTACAACCTGACCGTCGCGGTCTTCGGCGGCACCGCGCCGCTGCTGATCAGCTGGCTGGCCACGATCGGCCGGCCGAACCTGTTCTTCATCTACGTGGCCGTCGGCGCCGCGGTCGCCTTCCTGGTGATCCTGAAGCTGCCGGAGACCAAGGGCAGCGAACTGCGCTAGTGGTGGTGACGAGCGGTCAGTCGTTGCCCTGCTCGGCGAAG
The genomic region above belongs to Amycolatopsis sp. YIM 10 and contains:
- a CDS encoding MFS transporter → MVESSQGTQPVQHRLPVRKLFAASVGNALEWFDWTIYATFSIYFAAAFFPGELSQVNTFATYALAFFFRPLGGYLLGRFADLRGRKPAMILTIVLMAGGSVMIGVLPTYEQVGWLAPILLLVARIAQGLSLGGEVSNASAYLGEIAPAPRRGRYSSFFYISTGTAVLIASVLGYVLAETLSKEDLNSWGWRIPFLLGGVMGLIGLWLRRSLAETEQFEENKGTARRVERPLLTTLREHPKSVGRLIGFTMLSTLCYYTFFSALTPFAVKTRKADDTEVFLALSIATALFVALQYPMGVLADRYGRKPQLMVWSAATAILIIPLSSLVKPGFGNLLVVFCVGLGLYTAMTSIAPAIMSELFPTELRALGIGAWYNLTVAVFGGTAPLLISWLATIGRPNLFFIYVAVGAAVAFLVILKLPETKGSELR